The sequence CGACACCGATGAGAAAGCAGCCAACGACGCATCTGCTGCAGCAGAGGCTTCCGAGAACTCTGAGGCAGCCGAGACTGCCGAGGCGCCAGCCCAGGTAGAAGAGACCAAGGCTGAAGAGTCGAAGGCTGAGGAAAAGACCGAGGCTTAACACCGCGCTTTCAGTAACGATTATCACCCCTCGTGCCCTGCGCCACGTCCGATCACAATCAGGGCGCACGTCAGGTTCACCGGGGGTGTAGTCGTTTTTGACATGCCAGTGCACTGGCAGTCGACTAGTCTTTTTACAAGATCAACAACTGATACTGATCACGATTTAACGAGGAGGATCGCCCACTATGGCGAACTACACCGCTGCTGATGTTAAGAAGCTCCGCGAGATGACCGGCTCCGGCATGATGGACTGCAAGAAGGCTCTGGAAGAATCCGGTGGCGACTTCGACAAGGCTGTCGAAATCTTGCGCGTCCAAGGTGCAAAAGACGTGGGTAAGCGCGCAGAGCGCAACGCTCTCGAAGGTCTGATCGCAGTCTCCGGTAACACCATGATCGAGGTGAATGCCGAGACTGACTTCGTGGCTAAAAACCAGGAGTTCAAGGATGTCGCAGGCAAGATCGCTGATGCCGCCGCAGCAGTGAAGGCAAACTCTCAAGAGGAGCTCGCAAACGCTGACGTCGACGGCAAGACCGCACACGACGTCCTGCAGGAACTGTCCGCAAAGATTGGCGAGAAGCTGGAGCTGCGTCGCGCAGTCACCGTCGAAGGCGACAAGACCCACAAGTACCTACACCAGCGCTCTGCTGATCTGCCCCCAGCTGTTGGTGTTTTGGTTGCCTACACCGGCGAGGGCGAGAAGGCTGATGAGGCCGCTCACCAGGTCGCTTTGCAGATCGCGGCCATGAAAGCCCGCTACCTCACCCGTGACCAGGTTCCTGCCGACGTTGTGGAGAAAGAGCGCGCTGTTCAGGAAGAGATCACCCGCAACGAGGGCAAACCGGAAGCCGCGATCGACAAGATCGTCGAGGGTCGCGTTGGCGCATTCTTCAAGGACATCGTCCTGCTGGAGCAGCCTGCACTGGCTGACTCCAAGAAGACCACCAAGCAGTTCTGCGAAGAAAACGGTGTGGAAATCACTGACTTCGCTCGCTTCGAGGTTGGTCAGCAGTAAATCGCTGTAACTCTTAAGCCCCCGGCAGCTTTTCTTTAGAAGGCTTTCCCGGGGGTTTTGGTGTCAAAAGCAACGCAAAGCGTGATCATTCGGTTTGAAACAAATCTAGCAAGAGTGGCAGCTCGAGATTGTTGTGTGGAGATCGAATTTGCTTCAGGTCGGCTCGGAGACCAGTTAGTTCGTCTCCTCCGAAGCTCCCAGTGGCTAGGCGAGTGGGTCTGTGCGTGGTGAGCAGGTAGTATGGGAGCAGTTTTACACACCACCTTTAAGGAGCCTACAGCAGTGTCTGCCCCGGAATCCCCACAACGTCAAGGTTATAAGCGCGTGATGCTCAAGTTAGGTGGTGAGATGTTCGGTGGCGGTGAAGTCGGTATCGATCCTGACGTTGTTGAAAACGTTGCCACACAAATCGCCGAGGTTGCATCCACTGGCGCTGAGATCGCTGTTGTCATCGGTGGCGGTAACTTCTTCCGCGGAGCTGAGCTGCAGCAGCGTGGCATGGACCGCGCGCGCTCCGACTATATGGGTATGCTCGGCACGGTGATGAACTGCCTGGCACTCCAGGACTTCTTGCAGCAGCGGGGCATCGACACTCGTGTGCAGACCGCCATTAACATGGCCCAGATTGCAGAGCCTTACCTACCGTTGCGTGCAGCACGCCACCTTGAGAAAGGTCGCGTAGTCATCTTCGGTGCGGGTATGGGTATGCCGTACTTCTCTACGGATACCACCGCCGCACAGCGCGCCTTAGAAATCGGTTGCGAGGTGCTGCTCATGGCGAAAGCAGTCGACGGCGTCTACTCCGATGACCCCCGTACCAACCCAAACGCGGAATTGTTCACGGAGATCAGCCCTCGCGAGGTCATCGAAAAGGGCCTGAAGGTTGCAGATGCCACCGCGTTCTCACTGTGTATGGACAACAACATGCCCATACTCGTGTTTAATCTGTTGGAGCACGGCAACATCAAGCGTGCAATCGCAGGCGAGCAGATCGGCACGCTCGTCGCCTAGCCCAGCGTATGCAGGGTATGAGGTCGGGTAGAGTGGTGGGGTAACACCCGCTGCTAAGATTAGAAGCTGGACTAAATCTGAGACCTAAAGGAACCACTATGATTGATGACATCCTGTTGGACGCCGAAGAACGCATGGGAAACTCCGTTGAGCACACGCGTGAGGAACTGGTAACGATTCGTACCGGCCGTGCAAACCCAGCGATGTTCAATGGTGTGGTGGCTGACTTTTACGGCGCCCCAACGCCGATTAACCAGATGGCAACGATCTCGGTACCTGAACCGCGCATGCTCCTTATCAAGCCGTACGACATGTCCACAATGGGCGATATTGAAGACGCGATCCGCAATTCTGATCTTGGAGTCAACCCGACCAATGATGGCCAGGTGTTGCGTGTGACCATCCCGCAACTGACCGAAGAGCGTCGTCGCGACATGGTGAAACTAGCAAAGTCGAAGGGTGAAGACGGTAAGATCGCAGTCCGGAATATTCGTCGTAATGGTATGGACGGGCTAAAGAAGATTCAGAAAGACGGCGATGCTGGTGAGGACGAAGTAACCGCGGCGGAAAAGGAGCTTGACGGTATCACCGCCAAGTATGTCAAGCAGATCGATGACTTGGTGGAAAACAAGGAAGCAGAGTTGATGGAGATCTAAAGCCCTTTGAGTAGCGACCTCACGAATTTGATTAAGAAACAAGAACAGGCGCGGCGCCGAAAACGGGACCGTGCGCGACAACATCTTGAGGAGAAACTTCACCTCGAGATGCCCAAGCCGAAAAACTCGGCTGGCCGAGACCTACGGCAAGCAATCGCCGTGGGCGCTCTCCTTGGCGTTATCGTCATCATTGCCCTGATTGCCGGCCCGGTGGGGTGGTACCCGTTGGTGGCCGTTGCAGTTGGCGTTGCCATGTACGAAGTGTTGACCCGTCTGCGTGAAGTAGGCTACGTGTTGCCCCGCACAATCATGATCATTTTGGGGCAAGTGATGATCTGGGCGACGTGGCCCTTTGATGCAGCCGGTCTGCTCTTCGCCTTCACCATGAGTGTATTACTGCTCATGTTTGGGCGCTTATTCCACCATGGGCGTACGACACCCCCAAAGAATTATTTGCGTGATACCGCGGTATGCATCTTTGTGTTGGTTTGGATCCCATTGTTTGGCGCGTTCGCCGCTATGCTTTCCAAACTGGAAAGGTGGGAGGTGTCGGGCCCGCTATTCATTCTCACGTTTATGCTGTGTGTTGTCGCGTCCGATATCGGAGGTTACGTCGCCGGCGTAATGTTTGGATCCCACCCCATGGCTCCAGCGGTAAGCCCGAAGAAATCGTGGGAAGGCTTCGTTGGATCCGTGGTCTTCGGGATGGTCACCGGGGTGTTATGCGTAATCTTTCTCTTACACGCATCCTGGTGGATTGGTTTGGTCCTCGGTTTCGCACTCGTCGTGTGCGCCACGATGGGTGACTTAGTCGAAAGCCAATTCAAACGTGAGCTGGGCATTAAAGATATGTCGAAGATCCTGCCAGGCCACGGCGGTCTCATGGACCGTCTCGATGGGATGCTTCCTGCCGCCGCAGCAACCTGGCTGGTGTTGAGCGTAATCGCAATTTAGCGGCTGGCTTTCTTCACTTGGCGGCGCAGCTCAATAATGCGCCAGCCACCCACCAGGGCCATGATCAAAGCGCCAGTGATCGCGGAGAGCAGATAGGCGATTGCGGCAGGGAAGTGGACAGTCCACTGCAAGAAGGTAATTTCTACTTCTTGCTGATTCTGCAGAATGAACACGATAAGCACGATAAGCAGAAACGCGCCAATAATTAGCGCAGCCCATGTGCCTCCGGCGAAGGACCCCTTCACCTTTGTCTGCTCCTTGGTTTCTTCTCTGGTTACTTCTCGACGAGGCTCGTAGTCAGGCTCCTGCCGCGGTTGTTCGCGCGTGGAGTTCGACTCTTCAGTGATGTAGACTGATTCGTCGCGCGTAGCTGGTGGCTGACTTGTGGCATCAAACTGGTCCGGATAAGCGCCCGGCTGGTTTACAGGGTTATGTTCGTGTGTCATGCCCCAAGTGTAAACCCGGCGGTGTGATGGTGGCAGTTCACCCGTCGTTTTGTTCGATTTACGATGTGCCACTGGATCAATACTAAGCTTGCTACCTGCATAGACCCAGACAACGTTGACGGAGCACACCTGATGAGTGACAACATTCCTAAGATTCAACTACTTGCACCGAAGCATGGAATGCCCCCTAAGCACTTCGCTGACTTGGCCAAAGAGGAGCGCCAGGAGGCCATTCAGGAGCTGGGTCTGCCAAAGTTCCGCGCAGACCAGATCGCG comes from Corynebacterium cystitidis and encodes:
- a CDS encoding phosphatidate cytidylyltransferase, which gives rise to MPKPKNSAGRDLRQAIAVGALLGVIVIIALIAGPVGWYPLVAVAVGVAMYEVLTRLREVGYVLPRTIMIILGQVMIWATWPFDAAGLLFAFTMSVLLLMFGRLFHHGRTTPPKNYLRDTAVCIFVLVWIPLFGAFAAMLSKLERWEVSGPLFILTFMLCVVASDIGGYVAGVMFGSHPMAPAVSPKKSWEGFVGSVVFGMVTGVLCVIFLLHASWWIGLVLGFALVVCATMGDLVESQFKRELGIKDMSKILPGHGGLMDRLDGMLPAAAATWLVLSVIAI
- the pyrH gene encoding UMP kinase gives rise to the protein MLKLGGEMFGGGEVGIDPDVVENVATQIAEVASTGAEIAVVIGGGNFFRGAELQQRGMDRARSDYMGMLGTVMNCLALQDFLQQRGIDTRVQTAINMAQIAEPYLPLRAARHLEKGRVVIFGAGMGMPYFSTDTTAAQRALEIGCEVLLMAKAVDGVYSDDPRTNPNAELFTEISPREVIEKGLKVADATAFSLCMDNNMPILVFNLLEHGNIKRAIAGEQIGTLVA
- the tsf gene encoding translation elongation factor Ts; translated protein: MANYTAADVKKLREMTGSGMMDCKKALEESGGDFDKAVEILRVQGAKDVGKRAERNALEGLIAVSGNTMIEVNAETDFVAKNQEFKDVAGKIADAAAAVKANSQEELANADVDGKTAHDVLQELSAKIGEKLELRRAVTVEGDKTHKYLHQRSADLPPAVGVLVAYTGEGEKADEAAHQVALQIAAMKARYLTRDQVPADVVEKERAVQEEITRNEGKPEAAIDKIVEGRVGAFFKDIVLLEQPALADSKKTTKQFCEENGVEITDFARFEVGQQ
- the frr gene encoding ribosome recycling factor — encoded protein: MIDDILLDAEERMGNSVEHTREELVTIRTGRANPAMFNGVVADFYGAPTPINQMATISVPEPRMLLIKPYDMSTMGDIEDAIRNSDLGVNPTNDGQVLRVTIPQLTEERRRDMVKLAKSKGEDGKIAVRNIRRNGMDGLKKIQKDGDAGEDEVTAAEKELDGITAKYVKQIDDLVENKEAELMEI
- a CDS encoding LapA family protein, whose product is MTHEHNPVNQPGAYPDQFDATSQPPATRDESVYITEESNSTREQPRQEPDYEPRREVTREETKEQTKVKGSFAGGTWAALIIGAFLLIVLIVFILQNQQEVEITFLQWTVHFPAAIAYLLSAITGALIMALVGGWRIIELRRQVKKASR